From Minwuia thermotolerans, the proteins below share one genomic window:
- a CDS encoding acyl-CoA dehydrogenase, which translates to MLGTVRKKLLTRPLFRWAKGVLPGMSATEREALDAGDVWWDAALFSGDPDWRELQAVPGPELSAEERAFLDGPVDELCAMIDDWRISWEDGDLPDEVWRFMKEKGFFGMIIPKAYGGLEFSAWAQSEVVRRISTRSADAAVTVMVPNSLGPGELLMEFGTDEQRDYWLPRLADGREVPCFGLTSPEAGSDAASMEDTGVVCRGRFQGEEVLGIRLNWHKRYITLGPVATVLGLAFKLKDPDGLLGGAMDLGITVALVPTDLDGVEIGRRHLPSHQMFQNGPNKGRDVFIPIDHIIGGADNAGKGWQMLMSALAAGRGISLPSLSAAGAAFCARTTGAYARIREQFGIPIGRFEGVQDRLARLAGHAYQLDAARRLTCAGLDQGHQPAVISAIMKAHATYRLREAVDDAMDVHAGKAVIDGPLNYLGNLYRAVPVAITVEGANILTRNLIIFGQGAIRCHPWLLKEMLALEKNDREAALDEFDKAFWGHVGHSLRTLGRAWSRSWFGLGPSHAPDAPATRGHYRRLSRYAAALALASDLALLTMGGALKRKEMISARLGDVLSELYLLSGALKRFEDEGSPETDRPVLDYCMASGFRTIETRLDEVFRNFPNRFAAGFLRFVIMPRGVRALGPDDRLNGRCAALLLEPGETRDRLTGGVYLGAPGEDRGVARLEKAYALVNEAAEAEKKLREAKEPDWQKGQRKGVLSEDEADLARRAREAVAAAIAVDDFAPDAFRRSGQDAPERDPTDQPLRLVGGAGSGGLA; encoded by the coding sequence ATGCTCGGAACGGTCAGAAAGAAGCTGCTCACCAGGCCCCTGTTCCGATGGGCCAAAGGCGTGCTACCCGGCATGTCCGCGACCGAGCGCGAAGCGCTCGACGCCGGCGACGTCTGGTGGGACGCCGCCCTGTTCTCCGGCGATCCGGACTGGCGGGAGCTGCAGGCGGTCCCCGGTCCGGAGCTGAGTGCAGAGGAGCGAGCTTTCCTCGACGGCCCCGTAGACGAGCTCTGCGCCATGATCGACGACTGGCGCATTTCCTGGGAAGATGGCGATCTGCCCGACGAGGTCTGGCGCTTCATGAAGGAAAAGGGCTTCTTCGGAATGATCATTCCGAAGGCCTATGGCGGCCTCGAGTTTTCCGCCTGGGCCCAGTCGGAGGTCGTCCGGCGCATTTCGACGCGCAGCGCCGACGCCGCCGTCACCGTCATGGTGCCCAATTCGCTCGGCCCCGGCGAACTGCTGATGGAGTTCGGCACCGACGAACAGCGCGATTACTGGCTGCCCCGCCTGGCCGACGGCCGCGAGGTGCCCTGCTTCGGCCTCACCAGCCCCGAAGCCGGCTCCGACGCCGCCTCGATGGAGGATACGGGAGTCGTCTGCCGCGGGCGTTTCCAGGGCGAGGAAGTGCTCGGCATCCGCCTGAACTGGCACAAGCGCTACATCACGCTCGGCCCCGTGGCGACGGTGCTCGGCCTCGCCTTCAAGCTGAAGGATCCGGACGGACTGCTGGGCGGCGCGATGGATCTCGGCATTACCGTCGCCCTGGTGCCGACCGATCTGGACGGCGTCGAGATCGGCCGGCGTCACCTGCCGTCGCACCAGATGTTCCAGAACGGTCCCAACAAGGGGCGCGACGTCTTCATCCCCATCGATCACATCATCGGCGGCGCCGACAACGCGGGGAAGGGCTGGCAGATGCTGATGAGCGCGCTGGCCGCCGGACGCGGTATCTCCCTGCCGTCGCTTTCCGCCGCCGGCGCCGCGTTCTGCGCCCGCACCACCGGCGCCTACGCCCGTATCCGCGAACAGTTCGGCATTCCCATCGGCCGCTTCGAAGGCGTGCAGGACCGGCTGGCGCGGCTGGCCGGCCACGCCTATCAGCTTGACGCCGCGCGCCGGCTCACCTGCGCGGGGCTCGACCAGGGGCATCAGCCGGCGGTGATTTCCGCCATCATGAAGGCGCACGCCACCTACCGCCTGCGCGAGGCAGTGGACGACGCCATGGACGTGCATGCCGGCAAGGCGGTGATCGACGGGCCGTTGAACTATCTCGGCAATCTCTACCGCGCCGTGCCTGTCGCCATCACCGTGGAAGGCGCGAACATCCTGACCCGCAACCTGATCATCTTCGGGCAGGGCGCGATCCGCTGCCATCCCTGGCTGCTGAAGGAAATGCTGGCGCTGGAGAAGAACGACCGCGAGGCGGCGCTGGACGAATTCGACAAGGCCTTCTGGGGCCATGTCGGCCACAGCCTGCGGACGCTGGGCCGTGCGTGGTCGCGGAGCTGGTTCGGCCTGGGCCCGTCGCACGCCCCCGATGCACCGGCGACGCGCGGCCATTATCGACGGCTCAGCCGCTACGCCGCCGCACTCGCCCTCGCTTCGGATCTGGCCCTGCTGACCATGGGCGGCGCGCTGAAGCGCAAGGAGATGATCTCCGCGCGGCTGGGCGATGTCCTGTCCGAACTCTACCTGCTGTCGGGCGCCCTGAAGCGCTTCGAGGACGAGGGCAGCCCGGAGACCGACCGTCCGGTTCTCGACTACTGCATGGCGAGCGGTTTCCGGACCATCGAGACGCGGCTGGACGAGGTCTTCCGCAACTTCCCGAACCGCTTTGCGGCCGGGTTCCTGCGGTTTGTCATCATGCCGCGCGGCGTCCGCGCGCTCGGTCCCGACGACCGTTTGAATGGCCGCTGCGCCGCGCTGCTGCTGGAGCCCGGCGAGACCCGTGACCGGCTGACCGGGGGCGTCTATCTCGGCGCGCCGGGCGAGGACCGCGGCGTCGCCCGGCTGGAGAAGGCCTATGCCCTGGTCAACGAGGCGGCCGAGGCCGAGAAGAAACTGCGCGAGGCCAAGGAACCCGACTGGCAGAAGGGCCAGCGCAAGGGCGTGTTGAGCGAGGACGAGGCCGATCTGGCGCGGCGCGCCCGGGAGGCGGTCGCAGCGGCCATTGCGGTCGACGACTTCGCACCGGACGCCTTCCGCCGCAGCGGACAAGACGCTCCCGAGCGCGACCCGACCGATCAGCCATTGCGTCTGGTCGGCGGCGCCGGCAGCGGAGGTCTGGCATGA
- the pdhA gene encoding pyruvate dehydrogenase (acetyl-transferring) E1 component subunit alpha, protein MTREPVDYGDEIPFISVLDENGDIDDDLMPDLGPEVVLKGYRTMLKARRFDERRLKLQRSGRIGTFAPVVGQEASQIGTISTLRKDDWFVPSYRETAAGFWRGLDPADILVFDAGYNEGISIPDDARDLPNAVPVGTQMLQAAGIAHAGRLRGEDAIAMTYFGDGATSQGDFHEALNFAAVYSAPVVFVCQNNQYAISVPREKQTASKTLAQKAVANGLPAVQVDGNDLFAAYTAARDAVKRAREDGQPGMIECVTYRIEMHTTADDPTRYREDDEVEAWRERDPLDRLGDYLRDRDALDDGKLEKMEKEIEAEIADAWERAEARIEELEGTDPMFAHIYAEPTQELERQRKAMARRAPQEVHAGEDSEAEEDAENGKDEDQVEGDGEKDDG, encoded by the coding sequence ATGACCCGCGAACCCGTGGATTACGGGGACGAGATCCCGTTCATCTCGGTCCTGGACGAGAACGGCGACATCGACGACGACCTGATGCCCGATCTCGGTCCCGAGGTCGTGCTGAAGGGCTACCGCACCATGCTGAAGGCGCGGCGTTTCGACGAGCGCCGCCTGAAGCTGCAACGCTCGGGGCGGATCGGCACCTTCGCGCCGGTCGTCGGTCAGGAAGCCTCGCAGATCGGCACCATCTCCACCCTGCGCAAGGACGACTGGTTCGTCCCCTCCTACCGCGAGACGGCGGCCGGCTTCTGGCGGGGTCTCGACCCGGCCGACATCCTGGTCTTCGACGCCGGCTACAACGAGGGGATCAGCATCCCAGACGATGCACGCGACCTGCCCAACGCGGTGCCGGTCGGCACCCAGATGCTGCAGGCCGCCGGCATCGCCCATGCGGGGCGGCTGCGCGGCGAGGACGCCATAGCCATGACCTATTTCGGCGACGGCGCGACCTCCCAGGGCGACTTCCACGAAGCCCTGAACTTCGCCGCCGTCTATAGCGCTCCGGTCGTATTCGTCTGCCAGAACAACCAGTACGCCATCTCCGTCCCCCGCGAGAAGCAGACGGCCTCGAAGACGCTTGCGCAGAAGGCGGTGGCCAACGGCCTGCCGGCGGTTCAGGTGGACGGCAACGACCTGTTCGCCGCCTACACCGCAGCCCGCGACGCAGTGAAACGCGCGCGCGAGGACGGTCAGCCCGGCATGATCGAATGCGTCACCTACCGCATCGAGATGCACACCACCGCCGACGATCCCACCCGCTACCGCGAGGACGACGAGGTCGAGGCCTGGCGCGAACGCGACCCGCTGGACCGGCTGGGCGACTATCTGCGCGACCGCGACGCGCTCGACGACGGCAAGCTGGAGAAGATGGAGAAGGAGATCGAGGCGGAGATCGCCGACGCCTGGGAACGCGCCGAAGCGCGGATCGAGGAACTGGAAGGCACCGACCCCATGTTCGCCCACATCTACGCCGAGCCCACGCAGGAACTGGAGCGCCAGCGCAAGGCGATGGCCCGGCGCGCGCCTCAGGAGGTCCACGCCGGCGAGGACTCCGAGGCCGAAGAGGACGCCGAGAACGGAAAAGACGAAGACCAGGTGGAAGGCGACGGGGAGAAGGACGATGGCTGA
- a CDS encoding alpha-ketoacid dehydrogenase subunit beta, with product MAELTMVEAINLALHQEMARDETVLVLGEDVGVDGGIFRVTRDLIEEYGEARVMDTPLAESGILGFSIGMAMNGMKPVPEMQFSGFAYLGFHQLESHASRMRWRSQGRFSVPMTVRMPYGGGVRALEHHSESREIFYTHMPGMKLVIPSGPRNARALLLAAIRDPDPVVFFEPKASYRAFREEVPDDEEVMELGRARTAREGGDITLVAWGAMLPRTMEAAERLSEEGIEADVIDLLTLSPLDYETVVDSVARTGRCVVVHEAPLSYGPAGEIVARVNEGCFLSLEAPVARVAGPDVHMPYFAREQLYLPDSDRILDACRRTLDF from the coding sequence ATGGCTGAACTCACCATGGTCGAGGCCATCAACCTGGCGCTGCACCAGGAGATGGCGCGCGACGAGACGGTGCTGGTGCTGGGCGAGGATGTCGGCGTCGACGGCGGCATCTTCCGCGTCACAAGGGACCTGATCGAGGAATATGGCGAGGCTCGGGTGATGGACACGCCGCTGGCGGAATCCGGGATTCTCGGCTTTTCCATCGGCATGGCCATGAACGGCATGAAGCCCGTGCCGGAAATGCAGTTCTCCGGATTCGCCTATCTCGGTTTCCACCAGCTCGAATCCCACGCCTCCCGCATGCGCTGGCGCAGCCAGGGCCGCTTCAGCGTACCGATGACGGTACGCATGCCCTATGGCGGCGGCGTCCGCGCGCTGGAACACCATTCGGAAAGCCGGGAGATCTTCTACACCCACATGCCCGGCATGAAGCTGGTCATCCCGTCGGGCCCGCGCAACGCGCGCGCGCTGCTGCTCGCGGCCATCCGTGACCCGGATCCGGTGGTGTTCTTCGAGCCCAAGGCCAGCTACCGCGCCTTCCGGGAGGAAGTCCCCGACGACGAGGAAGTCATGGAACTCGGCCGTGCGCGCACGGCCCGGGAAGGCGGCGACATCACCCTCGTCGCCTGGGGCGCCATGCTGCCGCGCACGATGGAGGCGGCGGAACGGCTGTCGGAAGAGGGCATCGAGGCCGACGTGATCGACCTGCTCACGCTCTCGCCGCTGGACTACGAGACGGTCGTCGACTCGGTCGCCCGCACGGGCCGCTGCGTCGTCGTCCACGAAGCGCCGCTGAGTTACGGCCCGGCCGGCGAGATCGTCGCGCGGGTCAACGAGGGCTGCTTCCTGTCGCTGGAGGCGCCGGTCGCCCGCGTCGCCGGACCGGACGTCCACATGCCCTATTTCGCGCGTGAACAGCTCTACCTGCCCGACTCCGACCGCATACTCGACGCCTGCCGCCGCACGCTCGACTTCTGA
- a CDS encoding dihydrolipoamide acetyltransferase family protein, translated as MAFEFKLQDPGEGIHEAEIVELLVSEGDTVSEGDDVLVAETDKAAVEIPSPVSGEIAEIRVAEGDTVEVGDVLMTIETGDDAEDATDDSGEDDEAAEAEDAGEEEAEEEEADEGEEMQSGESDEGARDRDRDEEDESEDLATGADEAKDEETAEAARRASGSGKEGRGGEGDAGERPAKATPAVRKLARELDVDLKSVEGSGEEGRVLKDDVRAAAGETGEKAEGARERKAERPKDAGGSAEERREPLRSIRRATARRMAQAWSEIPHVTHHERIDITALERVRREHAGSVEAEGGKLTLTPFLMKALGAALRQHPRFNARLDADAEEIVYLEAINMGVAIDTPRGLIVPVIRDADRKSVLDLALELGELAAELREKRPARETLSGGTFTLTNVGALGGSGFTPIINPPQVGIFGAARARLEPLIEGDIEHAETRAALILPVCLGFDHRVNDGADGARFMNSVRQMLEEPAELLIRN; from the coding sequence ATGGCATTCGAATTCAAGCTGCAGGATCCCGGCGAGGGTATTCACGAGGCCGAGATCGTCGAACTGCTCGTCAGCGAGGGCGATACGGTGAGTGAGGGCGATGACGTGCTGGTCGCCGAGACCGACAAGGCCGCGGTCGAAATCCCCTCCCCCGTCAGCGGCGAGATCGCCGAGATCCGGGTCGCGGAAGGCGACACCGTCGAGGTCGGCGACGTGCTGATGACCATCGAAACGGGTGACGACGCCGAAGATGCGACCGATGACAGCGGCGAGGACGACGAAGCGGCAGAGGCCGAGGACGCGGGCGAAGAAGAGGCCGAGGAAGAGGAGGCGGACGAAGGCGAAGAAATGCAGTCCGGCGAATCCGACGAAGGCGCGAGGGACAGGGACCGCGACGAGGAAGACGAAAGCGAAGACCTCGCCACGGGCGCCGACGAGGCGAAGGACGAGGAGACCGCCGAGGCCGCCCGGCGCGCCTCCGGCAGCGGCAAGGAGGGCAGAGGGGGCGAAGGCGACGCGGGCGAACGCCCGGCAAAGGCGACGCCAGCGGTCCGCAAGCTCGCCCGGGAACTGGATGTCGACCTGAAATCGGTCGAGGGCAGCGGCGAGGAGGGCCGCGTGCTGAAGGACGATGTCCGCGCCGCCGCCGGCGAAACTGGCGAAAAAGCCGAAGGCGCCCGCGAAAGGAAGGCGGAAAGGCCGAAGGACGCCGGCGGATCCGCCGAGGAGCGGCGCGAGCCGCTCCGGTCCATCCGCCGCGCCACCGCCCGGCGCATGGCGCAAGCCTGGTCGGAGATTCCCCATGTCACCCATCACGAGCGCATCGACATCACCGCGCTGGAGCGGGTGCGTCGCGAGCATGCCGGCAGCGTCGAGGCGGAGGGGGGCAAGCTGACGCTCACCCCCTTCCTGATGAAGGCGCTGGGCGCGGCCCTGCGCCAGCACCCCCGCTTCAACGCCCGCCTGGACGCCGATGCCGAGGAGATCGTCTACCTAGAAGCGATCAACATGGGCGTCGCCATCGACACGCCGCGCGGCCTGATCGTGCCGGTGATCCGCGACGCCGACCGCAAGAGCGTGCTCGACCTGGCGCTGGAACTGGGCGAACTGGCCGCCGAACTCCGCGAAAAGCGGCCGGCGCGGGAAACCCTTTCGGGCGGAACCTTCACGCTGACCAATGTCGGCGCGCTGGGCGGGTCGGGCTTCACGCCGATCATCAATCCGCCGCAGGTGGGCATTTTCGGCGCCGCGCGGGCGCGCCTCGAGCCGTTGATCGAGGGCGATATCGAGCACGCGGAGACCCGCGCCGCGCTGATCCTGCCCGTCTGCCTGGGGTTCGACCACCGGGTCAATGACGGTGCGGACGGCGCACGGTTCATGAACAGCGTCAGGCAGATGCTGGAGGAGCCGGCGGAACTTCTGATCCGCAATTGA
- a CDS encoding PAS domain-containing protein, with protein MSANEHRQRRLLRYTTEVLHLERDSIDRLPEARLPADLREFADVWLKLRGDRAAPLKRDIGPFSIPARLLPNIMLWEILEDDYLCRLAGTGLRARSEKELSGCLLSDLYGDTDHEAWDEFDGVARGGVYSLVERAVIWDELPTSVRTRLLLPLLGDDGDARYMVALIGPSFRYEWEPGFGAVRAENAPPD; from the coding sequence ATGTCTGCCAACGAGCATCGGCAACGCCGGTTGTTGCGGTATACGACCGAGGTTCTCCATCTGGAGCGCGACAGCATCGACAGGCTTCCCGAGGCGCGCCTGCCGGCGGATCTGCGGGAGTTCGCCGATGTCTGGCTGAAGCTGCGCGGCGACCGCGCGGCACCGCTGAAACGGGATATCGGCCCCTTTTCCATACCCGCGCGCCTGCTGCCCAACATCATGCTCTGGGAGATCCTGGAGGACGACTATCTCTGCCGCCTGGCGGGCACCGGCCTGCGGGCGCGGTCGGAGAAGGAACTGAGCGGCTGCCTGCTGAGCGACCTCTACGGTGACACGGACCATGAGGCCTGGGATGAGTTCGACGGCGTGGCCCGGGGCGGCGTCTATTCCCTGGTGGAAAGGGCGGTGATCTGGGACGAGCTGCCGACGTCGGTCCGCACCCGCCTGCTGCTGCCGCTGCTCGGCGATGATGGCGATGCGCGCTACATGGTGGCGCTGATCGGGCCCAGTTTCCGCTACGAGTGGGAGCCCGGGTTCGGCGCGGTCCGCGCGGAGAACGCCCCGCCGGACTGA
- a CDS encoding DUF998 domain-containing protein, giving the protein MDENGAAHSRQYFLSYRDLRKLVGLLGMILPVAVVVRGFLEFGLDIPSSISAYYYTNADAVLVGTLFAIGVFLLAYRGPKGEDRVPGRIAGLGAIGVALFPTGYPDHLPEGARCAAVDGLPPPSCVPQFVAGDYVHLAAAAVFFLTLAFLAYFRFTLSGLPSEARLPRQKARRNRIYRTCAVVMVAMLALIIIDGEVGLGEAIGTRALVTWLETIAIWAFGFAWLTKGQALFPDETAVSEQRTGTAQAV; this is encoded by the coding sequence ATGGACGAGAACGGTGCGGCGCACAGCCGCCAGTACTTCCTGAGTTACCGCGACCTGCGAAAGCTGGTCGGACTGCTGGGGATGATCCTGCCGGTGGCTGTCGTGGTGCGGGGCTTCCTGGAGTTCGGTCTGGATATCCCCTCATCGATCAGCGCGTACTACTATACCAACGCGGATGCGGTGCTTGTCGGCACCCTGTTCGCGATCGGCGTGTTCCTGCTGGCCTATCGCGGACCGAAGGGGGAGGACCGTGTGCCCGGCCGGATCGCCGGCCTCGGCGCGATCGGCGTCGCGCTGTTCCCGACCGGATATCCCGACCATCTTCCCGAAGGCGCGCGCTGCGCGGCGGTCGACGGGCTGCCGCCGCCAAGCTGCGTGCCCCAGTTCGTTGCGGGGGATTACGTTCACCTGGCGGCTGCCGCCGTCTTCTTCCTGACGCTGGCCTTTCTGGCCTATTTCCGCTTCACGCTTTCGGGCCTGCCGAGCGAGGCCAGGCTGCCGCGGCAGAAGGCGCGCCGCAACCGCATCTACCGGACCTGCGCGGTCGTCATGGTGGCGATGCTGGCCCTGATCATCATCGACGGCGAGGTGGGACTGGGCGAGGCCATCGGCACCAGGGCGCTGGTGACCTGGCTGGAGACGATCGCGATCTGGGCGTTCGGGTTCGCTTGGCTGACCAAGGGGCAGGCCCTGTTTCCCGACGAGACGGCCGTTTCGGAACAGCGGACGGGCACGGCGCAAGCGGTCTGA
- a CDS encoding tyrosine-type recombinase/integrase translates to MGRNRALPHSRYRLSARKVASTDQPGLHADGGGLYLQVSRTGARSWLYRYMLRGRRRDMGLGPADSVSLSEARQLADTYRAMVKRDGLDPIEERKRQRIAQQADDVRVMTFEQCAEAYVAAKEASWRNAKHRQQWVNTLKTYAYPVFGKLPVDEIDTSMVLKVLEPIWREKTETASRLRGRIESVLDWATVRNYRSGDNPARWRGHLKTLLPEPGKVAKVQHMKALPYTELKAFMHNLGARTGAAARALEFQVLTASRPGEVVNMIWEEVDLARGTWTVPAERMKVSREHRVPLSKQALAVLERAHAEFLDGHGDTPGALHGFVFPGGRGKAHLSNNAVLALLKRMDVKVTAHGFRSTFSDWCAECTIHPAELREMALAHAVGDKVEAAYRRGDMFEKRRALMQEWADFAYALDQNAGGRSATS, encoded by the coding sequence ATGGGTAGGAATCGTGCTTTGCCGCATTCACGCTATCGGCTATCCGCTAGGAAAGTTGCCAGCACGGACCAGCCAGGGCTGCATGCCGATGGTGGCGGTCTCTACCTGCAAGTCTCCCGGACTGGCGCCCGGAGCTGGCTCTATCGCTACATGCTCCGTGGGCGACGCCGAGACATGGGGTTGGGCCCCGCCGATAGTGTGAGCCTCAGCGAAGCCCGGCAGCTGGCAGACACATATCGTGCCATGGTTAAGCGCGACGGCCTTGATCCGATCGAGGAACGCAAGCGCCAACGTATCGCCCAACAGGCGGACGATGTGCGGGTCATGACTTTCGAGCAGTGTGCCGAAGCCTATGTTGCCGCCAAGGAGGCTTCATGGCGCAATGCCAAGCATCGTCAACAATGGGTCAATACCCTGAAGACCTATGCTTACCCGGTGTTCGGCAAGCTGCCGGTTGACGAAATCGACACATCGATGGTGCTCAAGGTCCTCGAGCCGATCTGGCGCGAGAAGACGGAAACTGCGAGCCGTTTGCGGGGCAGGATCGAATCCGTGCTCGATTGGGCTACGGTCCGAAACTACCGGAGCGGCGACAACCCAGCTCGGTGGCGAGGGCACTTGAAGACCCTTCTGCCGGAGCCAGGAAAGGTCGCCAAGGTCCAGCACATGAAGGCCCTGCCCTATACCGAACTGAAGGCGTTCATGCACAATCTCGGCGCCCGCACGGGTGCTGCGGCACGCGCCCTAGAATTCCAAGTTTTGACGGCCAGTCGCCCAGGCGAGGTCGTCAACATGATTTGGGAGGAGGTCGACCTCGCGCGCGGCACTTGGACGGTCCCTGCGGAGCGAATGAAGGTGAGCCGAGAGCATCGCGTGCCGCTCTCGAAGCAGGCGCTCGCAGTGCTCGAACGGGCCCATGCGGAGTTCTTGGATGGCCATGGAGATACGCCGGGCGCGCTGCATGGCTTCGTCTTCCCTGGTGGGCGAGGCAAGGCGCACCTTTCGAACAATGCCGTGCTGGCCCTTCTGAAGCGCATGGACGTCAAGGTTACAGCACACGGGTTCCGATCCACTTTCAGCGACTGGTGCGCCGAGTGCACGATCCATCCGGCCGAGCTTCGTGAAATGGCACTGGCCCACGCGGTGGGCGACAAGGTCGAGGCCGCCTACCGCCGCGGTGACATGTTCGAGAAGCGCCGAGCGCTCATGCAGGAATGGGCCGACTTTGCGTATGCGCTCGATCAGAATGCTGGCGGAAGGTCAGCGACTTCATAG
- a CDS encoding helix-turn-helix transcriptional regulator — protein sequence MNLPMADHRLLRLKEVLTRTGISRATVYRLIARGEFPRPTHVTPHASRWVDREIDAWIDDRVIDRDMA from the coding sequence ATGAACCTCCCCATGGCAGACCACCGCCTACTGCGACTGAAAGAAGTCCTGACACGCACGGGAATCTCCCGCGCGACAGTCTATCGCCTCATCGCTCGCGGTGAGTTTCCGCGACCGACCCATGTCACGCCCCACGCCTCCCGTTGGGTCGATCGGGAGATCGACGCCTGGATCGATGATCGGGTAATTGACCGGGACATGGCGTGA